Proteins found in one Panicum hallii strain FIL2 chromosome 4, PHallii_v3.1, whole genome shotgun sequence genomic segment:
- the LOC112889153 gene encoding receptor protein kinase TMK1-like, whose amino-acid sequence MGMEMKHFQITLLLSCCLAAAAAAGIGCSSDADAIADVARSLARPPSTWTAGGGDACSFKGVTCSPSGRVTAIDLAGQGLAGTLPSSLSSLTALESLQLQGNVFSGAVPPPRAPSLTRLSLEGNAFTSLPEDLLRATPALRSLSTDGLPLQPWPFPDAIFSCLPSTPSRPPTPDGEPDRHLPSYNHLQGPVPAFSPAVAADVVAGNGFCLDAPGPCDAQVSALLQVAEGFGYPLNLSRSWTGNDACSGWLGVICDASEVTILGLTNYNLSGTMWPAIANLTGLRKLDLAGNRLTGEIPDALAALPSLSLVDVRNNRLTGKLPKFWASVDVSAEGNSPSLGSHYGSGQR is encoded by the exons ATGGGGATGGAGATGAAGCATTTCCAGATCACCCTCCTCCTCTCGTgctgccttgccgccgccgcggcggcgggaatCGGATGCTCATCCGATGCCGACGCCATCGCCGACGTAGCCCGATCCCTCGCGAGGCCGCCCTCTACCTggaccgccggcggcggcgacgcctgCTCGTTCAAGGGCGTCACTTGCTCCCCCTCCGGCCGCGTCACCGCCATCGACCTCGCGGGGCAAGGCCTGGCGGGGACCCTGCCCTCCTCCCTCTCCAGCCTCACCGCGCTCGAGTCGCTCCAGCTCCAGGGCAACGTGTTCTCCGGCGCCGtcccgccgccccgagcccccTCCCTGACCCGCCTCTCCCTCGAGGGCAACGCCTTCACGTCCCTCCCGGAGGACCTCCTTCGCGCGACACCCGCGCTGCGGAGCCTCAGCACGGACGGCCTGCCCCTCCAGCCGTGGCCGTTCCCCGACGCCATCTTCAGCTGCCTGCCCTCCACACCTTCTCGGCCTCCAACGCCA GATGGCGAGCCTGACAGACATCTCCCGTCCTACAACCACCTCCAGGGCCCGGTGCCGGCGTTCAGCCCCGCCGTGGCCGCCGACGTGGTCGCCGGGAACGGCTTCTGCTTGGACGCGCCCGGGCCGTGCGACGCGCAGGTGAGCGCTCTGCTGCAGGTGGCGGAGGGCTTCGGCTACCCGCTCAATCTTTCGAGGTCGTGGACGGGGAACGACGCCTGCAGTGGCTGGCTGGGCGTGATATGCGACGCGTCAGAGGTGACCATCCTCGGCCTGACGAACTACAACTTGTCAGGGACGATGTGGCCGGCCATTGCCAACTTGACAGGGCTGAGAAAGCTTGACCTAGCCGGCAACCGCCTCACCGGGGAGATCCCGGATGCGCTCGCGGCATTGCCGAGTCTTAGCCTCGTTGATGTCAGAAACAACAGGCTCACCGGCAAGCTGCCCAAGTTTTGGGCATCGGTTGATGTGTCAGCAGAAGGGAACAGCCCAAGTTTGGGGAGTCACTATGGTTCAGGACAAAGGTAG